The Mastacembelus armatus chromosome 9, fMasArm1.2, whole genome shotgun sequence genome contains a region encoding:
- the LOC113138370 gene encoding uncharacterized protein LOC113138370 isoform X1 gives MSKKEVAELQMPLGSLGGFSQHHLIQPTPSPIKPLVTQMQLPTLQSDPNLNLQSVDLHTQPPILGTTLRYPLTESQSHLTLTSSHTQFQHHVHDKLFIEPDYEGSNIHTASPASQMLEAFTEKSVSQPPSEFTVDGSFGFLQLAPSSQTQTHDPATETSTSYSDSVTQLHLSQTPLHQLFTRSQFHRESTSPQIFQTKLDHPGQPHYRQTHQQPSQISRSYPQQSVTSHFIPKFYLELSTVHHYYLPSAQDPTSSITKPQPVQVYGQISETKSTSMIPSLSQTQSQSSPTQHPQFSTLDPEITVGHEAKMSDQLRLNGTQKSDTVQSVKSPNDTELTEWLKRNTSQSPMTSNDPRVTQQSPSWLPVLEKHDIPIVVGVGVSLAFIFITVTFYSVVQKNEPAPTSRSAQRNLGVPIRNTERRAAGRPYENRAFEDDDCVAVIEQSPNTSDTRARPPGHSEVTVQMEPTLEDLQEDTRPALDNHSVTVETYPEPILDTKIDSSLEEDKGCSLSQPSIQLQCAEEWNSNRGDNNSPCQDAFPPPSPLPSHSSSPSPPSRNEESLRSSLTVQSAEPCVAPLHHSLSISHGNPPLLLSHHVSLGLTTVAVDVHFYPAASTSTAVGTTTHITSISNSTSIAAPLFSPPLINNQGNDQSASRFHRCK, from the exons ATGTCAAAGAAAGAAGTGGCTGAGCTACAGATGCCATTGGGGTCACTAGGAGGTTTTTCACAACACCACCTAATTCAGCCAACACCCAGTCCAATAAAGCCGTTAGTCACACAGATGCAGCTTCCTACGTTACAATCTGATCCAAATCTGAACTTACAGTCAGTAGATCTCCACACCCAACCACCAATTTTAGGTACAACCCTTCGGTATCCACTCACTGAAAGTCAGTCCCATTTGACGTTAACATCATCACATACACAATTTCAACATCATGTCCATGACAAACTGTTCATAGAGCCTGATTATGAGGGTTCTAACATCCACACTGCATCTCCAGCCAGTCAAATGTTAGAGGCCTTCACTGAGAAATCTGTGTCTCAACCTCCGTCAGAATTTACAGTAGATGGTTCCTTTGGATTTCTGCAGTTGGCGCCCTCTtcacagactcaaacacatgatcctGCAACTGAAACTAGTACAAGCTACTCAGATTCAGTCACCCAGCTGCATCTTTCTCAAACTCCTTTACACCAGCTGTTTACAAGAAGTCAGTTTCACCGTGAGTCAACCTCACCACAgatttttcaaacaaaacttGATCACCCAGGTCAACCTCACTATCGGCAAACTCATCAGCAGCCCTCACAAATCTCTCGGTCTTATCCTCAGCAATCTGTTACCTCACATTTTATACCAAAGTTCTATCTTGAGCTTTCAACAgttcatcattattatttgcCTTCTGCACAAGATCCAACTTCTTCAATCACCAAGCCTCAACCAGTCCAGGTTTATGGCCAAATTTCAGAAACTAAATCAACTTCAATGATTCCTTCACTTTCTCAAACCCAGTCTCAGTCATCTCCAACACAACATCCACAGTTTTCAACACTGGATCCTGAGATTACTGTTGGCCATGAGGCCAAAATGTCAGATCAATTAAGACTTAATGGTACTCAGAAAAGTGACACAGTTCAATCAGTTAAATCACCCAATGACACAGAGCTTACAGAGTGGCTGAAGAGGAACACCTCACAATCACCAATGACCAGCAATGACCCCAG AGTGACGCAGCAGTCGCCATCATGGCTGCCAGTGCTGGAGAAACATGACATCCCCATTGTGGTGGGAGTAGGTGTATCATTGgccttcatcttcatcactgtgACCTTCTATTCAGTGGTGCAGAAGAATGAACCTGCACCGACAAGCCGATCAG CTCAGAGGAATCTAGGTGTCCCCATACGAAACACTGAACGCCGAGCTGCAGGAAGACCATATGAAAACAG AGCCTTTGAAGATGATGACTGTGTGGCAGTGATTGAGCAGAGCCCCAACACATCAGACACCCGAGCTCGACCTCCAGGTCACAGTGAGGTCACGGTGCAGATGGAGCCCACATTAGAGGACCTTCAAGAGGACACACGACCCGCTCTGGACAACCACTCGGTCACTGTAGAGACTTATCCTGAGCCCATTCTTGACACAAAG ATTGATTCCTCTCTGGAGGAGGACAAGGGCTGCAGTTTGTCCCAACCCAGCATTCAGTTGCAGTGTGCTGAGGAGTGGAACAGTAACAGAGGAGACAACAATAGCCCATGCCAGGATGCCTTTCCTCCTCCGTCACCTTTACCTTCCCATTCATCTTCCCCCTCTCCACCATCCAGAAATGAGGAGAGCCTGCGCTCCTCATTAACTGTGCAAAGTGCTGAACCATGTGTAGCACCCCTCCACCACAGCCTCAGCATCTCACATGGCAATCCTCCCCTGCTCCTGTCTCACCATGTCTCCCTGGGTCTCACTACAGTTGCAGTGGATGTCCATTTTTACCCAGCAGCCTCTACTTCAACAGCAGTAGGCACTACTACACATATCACTTCCATCTCTAACTCTACGTCAATAGCTGCGCCTCTATTCAGTCCCCCATTAATTAACAATCAGGGGAATGACCAATCAGCTTCCAGATTTCATCGGTGCAAGTAG
- the ptgs1 gene encoding prostaglandin G/H synthase 1 isoform X1 → MSEFSIFSMWVFINLLLLESSSCTDGTSVVNPCCYYPCQNLGVCVRFGTDRYECDCTSTGFYGENCTIPEFWTRVFFMLKPSPTAVHYILTHFQWFWDLVNNSFLQQTFMRIVLTVRSNLIPSPPTYNTKYGYLNWESYYNISYYTRLLPPVPEDCPLPMGTKGKPVLPDPKVLAERFFRRTKFRADPQGTNVMFAFMAQHFTHQFFKTNHEVQGGFTKALGHGVDASNIYGDNLMRQLQLRLHKDGKLKYQLVNGEMYPPTVSEVPVHMVYPEGFPPEQRLVTGQELYGILPGLTMYATVWLREHNRICDILKAEHPTWDDEQLFQTTRLIIIGEIITIIIEEYVQQLSGYLLKLKFDPTLLFNVRFQYSNRIALEFCQLYHWHPLMPDSFFIDGDEIPYSQFIYNNSLLLHYGVEKLVDAFSRQPAGQIGGGHNCHDAVLKVPEMVIKESRAARVQPFNEYRKRFNLKPYTSFYEFTDDADMARGLEELYGDIDALEFYPGVLLEKTRPNTIFGESMVEMGAPFSLKGLLGNPICSPVYWKPSTFGGETGFNIVKTATLRKLVCLNTKWCPYVSFQVPGNEEAKPKKASTEL, encoded by the exons ATGAGCG agtttagcATTTTCTCCATGTGGGTCTTTATCAACCTGTTGCTGCTGGAGAGCTCATCATGTACTGATGGCACAAGTGTTG TGAATCCCTGTTGTTACTACCCTTGTCAGAACTTAGGAGTCTGTGTGAGGTTTGGTACAGATCGCTATGAATGTGACTGCACCAGCACCGGCTTCTATGGAGAAAACTGCACTATTC CCGAGTTCTGGACCAGAGTTTTTTTCATGCTGAAGCCCAGTCCTACAGCTGTTCACTACATCCTCACCCACTTCCAATGGTTCTGGGACCTCGTCAACAATTCTTTCTTGCAACAAACCTTCATGAGAATAGTACTGACAG TCAGAAGCAACCTTATTCCAAGCCCTCCGACCTACAATACTAAATATGGATACCTCAACTGGGAGTCCTACTACAACATCTCCTACTACACCCGGCTGCTCCCTCCTGTACCTGAAGACTGCCCTTTGCCCATGGGAACTAAAG GTAAACCTGTTCTTCCTGATCCCAAAGTGTTGGCTGAAAGGTTTTTTAGAAGAACCAAATTTCGGGCAGACCCTCAGGGAACCAATGTGATGTTTGCGTTCATGGCCCAACACTTCACCCATCAGTTTTTCAAGACAAACCATGAAGTTCAAGGGGGCTTCACTAAGGCTTTAGGACATGGG GTAGATGCGAGCAACATCTATGGAGACAACCTCATGCGACAGCTTCAACTCCGACTACATAAAGATGGAAAGTTGAAATATCAG ttaGTAAATGGAGAGATGTACCCACCTACAGTATCTGAGGTCCCTGTACACATGGTGTATCCTGAAGGTTTCCCTCCAGAGCAGCGTCTGGTCACTGGTCAGGAGTTATACGGTATCCTCCCAGGCCTCACCATGTACGCCACCGTATGGCTGAGGGAACATAACAGAATCTGTGATATTCTCAAGGCAGAACATCCCACCTGGGATGATGAGCAGCTTTTCCAGACCACCAGACTAATCATTATTG GAGAGATTATAACCATCATAATAGAAGAGTATGTGCAGCAGCTGAGTGGTTACCTGCTGAAGCTGAAGTTTGATCCCACTCTGCTTTTCAACGTGCGTTTCCAGTACAGCAACCGCATCGCTCTGGAGTTTTGCCAACTCTACCACTGGCACCCACTGATGCCTGACAGCTTCTTCATTGACGGAGATGAAATCCCATACTCCCAGTTTATTTACAACAACTCCCTCCTCCTGCATTATGGTGTGGAGAAGCTGGTGGATGCTTTCTCTCGGCAGCCTGCAGGACAG ATAGGTGGAGGCCACAACTGTCATGATGCAGTGCTGAAGGTGCCAGAGATGGTCATCAAAGAGTCCAGAGCAGCACGTGTGCAGCCCTTCAATGAATACAGGAAGAGGTTCAACCTAAAGCCTTACACATCTTTTTATGAATTCACAG ATGACGCAGACATGGCCAGAGGTTTAGAGGAACTGTACGGTGATATTGATGCTTTGGAGTTTTACCCTGGGGTCCTGTTGGAGAAAACACGTCCTAACACCATATTTGGTGAGAGTATGGTGGAGATGGGTGCTCCCTTCTCTCTGAAAGGCCTCCTGGGAAACCCAATCTGCTCCCCCGTGTACTGGAAGCCCAGCACCTTTGGGGGCGAGACGGGCTTCAATATCGTCAAAACCGCCACTTTGAGGAAACTGGTGTGCCTTAATACTAAGTGGTGTCCGTATGTGAGTTTCCAAGTGCCAGGAAATGAGGAGGCAAAACCAAAGAAAGCATCTACTGAACTTTAA
- the ptgs1 gene encoding prostaglandin G/H synthase 1 isoform X2 codes for MAQVLNLGVCVRFGTDRYECDCTSTGFYGENCTIPEFWTRVFFMLKPSPTAVHYILTHFQWFWDLVNNSFLQQTFMRIVLTVRSNLIPSPPTYNTKYGYLNWESYYNISYYTRLLPPVPEDCPLPMGTKGKPVLPDPKVLAERFFRRTKFRADPQGTNVMFAFMAQHFTHQFFKTNHEVQGGFTKALGHGVDASNIYGDNLMRQLQLRLHKDGKLKYQLVNGEMYPPTVSEVPVHMVYPEGFPPEQRLVTGQELYGILPGLTMYATVWLREHNRICDILKAEHPTWDDEQLFQTTRLIIIGEIITIIIEEYVQQLSGYLLKLKFDPTLLFNVRFQYSNRIALEFCQLYHWHPLMPDSFFIDGDEIPYSQFIYNNSLLLHYGVEKLVDAFSRQPAGQIGGGHNCHDAVLKVPEMVIKESRAARVQPFNEYRKRFNLKPYTSFYEFTDDADMARGLEELYGDIDALEFYPGVLLEKTRPNTIFGESMVEMGAPFSLKGLLGNPICSPVYWKPSTFGGETGFNIVKTATLRKLVCLNTKWCPYVSFQVPGNEEAKPKKASTEL; via the exons ATGGCACAAGTGTTG AACTTAGGAGTCTGTGTGAGGTTTGGTACAGATCGCTATGAATGTGACTGCACCAGCACCGGCTTCTATGGAGAAAACTGCACTATTC CCGAGTTCTGGACCAGAGTTTTTTTCATGCTGAAGCCCAGTCCTACAGCTGTTCACTACATCCTCACCCACTTCCAATGGTTCTGGGACCTCGTCAACAATTCTTTCTTGCAACAAACCTTCATGAGAATAGTACTGACAG TCAGAAGCAACCTTATTCCAAGCCCTCCGACCTACAATACTAAATATGGATACCTCAACTGGGAGTCCTACTACAACATCTCCTACTACACCCGGCTGCTCCCTCCTGTACCTGAAGACTGCCCTTTGCCCATGGGAACTAAAG GTAAACCTGTTCTTCCTGATCCCAAAGTGTTGGCTGAAAGGTTTTTTAGAAGAACCAAATTTCGGGCAGACCCTCAGGGAACCAATGTGATGTTTGCGTTCATGGCCCAACACTTCACCCATCAGTTTTTCAAGACAAACCATGAAGTTCAAGGGGGCTTCACTAAGGCTTTAGGACATGGG GTAGATGCGAGCAACATCTATGGAGACAACCTCATGCGACAGCTTCAACTCCGACTACATAAAGATGGAAAGTTGAAATATCAG ttaGTAAATGGAGAGATGTACCCACCTACAGTATCTGAGGTCCCTGTACACATGGTGTATCCTGAAGGTTTCCCTCCAGAGCAGCGTCTGGTCACTGGTCAGGAGTTATACGGTATCCTCCCAGGCCTCACCATGTACGCCACCGTATGGCTGAGGGAACATAACAGAATCTGTGATATTCTCAAGGCAGAACATCCCACCTGGGATGATGAGCAGCTTTTCCAGACCACCAGACTAATCATTATTG GAGAGATTATAACCATCATAATAGAAGAGTATGTGCAGCAGCTGAGTGGTTACCTGCTGAAGCTGAAGTTTGATCCCACTCTGCTTTTCAACGTGCGTTTCCAGTACAGCAACCGCATCGCTCTGGAGTTTTGCCAACTCTACCACTGGCACCCACTGATGCCTGACAGCTTCTTCATTGACGGAGATGAAATCCCATACTCCCAGTTTATTTACAACAACTCCCTCCTCCTGCATTATGGTGTGGAGAAGCTGGTGGATGCTTTCTCTCGGCAGCCTGCAGGACAG ATAGGTGGAGGCCACAACTGTCATGATGCAGTGCTGAAGGTGCCAGAGATGGTCATCAAAGAGTCCAGAGCAGCACGTGTGCAGCCCTTCAATGAATACAGGAAGAGGTTCAACCTAAAGCCTTACACATCTTTTTATGAATTCACAG ATGACGCAGACATGGCCAGAGGTTTAGAGGAACTGTACGGTGATATTGATGCTTTGGAGTTTTACCCTGGGGTCCTGTTGGAGAAAACACGTCCTAACACCATATTTGGTGAGAGTATGGTGGAGATGGGTGCTCCCTTCTCTCTGAAAGGCCTCCTGGGAAACCCAATCTGCTCCCCCGTGTACTGGAAGCCCAGCACCTTTGGGGGCGAGACGGGCTTCAATATCGTCAAAACCGCCACTTTGAGGAAACTGGTGTGCCTTAATACTAAGTGGTGTCCGTATGTGAGTTTCCAAGTGCCAGGAAATGAGGAGGCAAAACCAAAGAAAGCATCTACTGAACTTTAA